Proteins from a single region of Cryptococcus neoformans var. grubii H99 chromosome 5, complete sequence:
- a CDS encoding membrane protein, which translates to MASMAAWLFFFQNGDGDGGWPIFGKPDEDGGNGTLPLPPGSGPTQKFNGPWFSTQLALSLSIGVTSFLVFCFLRTRWEMVYMGRTKLKDFSPISAHDSDAHYTPGTNRFFGWILPTLRTSEFTVLQTVGLDAAVLLHFYRMCFSLFGVSALLALVVLIPLNLFRHGSTDSGAEQPGSNDTLTWNGTSSFSPQQLFNTTSPHTRSNLYDLLLDPTTSSTIHLIFTYLFTFLSLSFFHKNFHSFVQSRQAFGLQLIHSISARTVLVSKLPTHLRGDRALAEYFEACNFSVESVNICRDVEPLKRELEKRTWALTKMEEAWAEWMGNPAKKGSGYDPHIYSGKSTPQGQHGGAREGMLVDVDNSETNDTASLLSTSPQTYGSSEDTEANSHPHAHIHIQTTRPRPTFRPRWFGTKVDAIEHWEKKFKAADEEVKEMRKTGRFGATHAAFVTFEDARDAQVACQVTHYPHHSQAVTTPAPEPRDIVWQHVSMSIRESQIRDFIVMGIMGVLILTWIVPVSSLATLMSYEEIKKIMPWLARLINSSPRLAAIVQNSLPSLALITFNGLLPFLLEWLSYMQAFKSRSATEYSLMKKYHLFLLISVLLIFLLTSTYWALVRDLVDTPMKIPEKLARALQGSNVRNFMVSYVMLQALGLMPLQLLNLGPLFSLAFARAFWTKTPRDYAEANAPPMLNYGWVYPQALLVFTITLVYSVMSPLILIFGAIYFAMAYLVFKYKLLFIYFKPYESNGEAWRITFARTLWALIIFQLFMTGLFSLRTYFWASAIMIPLILYTLWKSWMMWRDFGPLSEYLAISSICEVQRGEGVHGILGVDSGGAVSRSQSMINHRRYAMNDETLYVAPSDSRTDYSQPPMNNFYYSVLNTGRRRYAHPALDGSLPTPWLPAISKEDGEGHKGRGTKAVVLSLRRKVVKRLRGHRRDEGISGNGEASMEGSHETLAIPESWTRGGSDTARPSGTSPSHAQQESYPSSSLSANPWGDPSPASSLPNTRSTPTLKKSPYRAGTGPIALPEEGNVWEDDEPESPSTYFHNRGRGRASSNIDQSAIGASEVGQGSSAPVPPGVGGAL; encoded by the exons ATGGCGTCCATGGCAGCATggctgttcttcttccaaaacGGAGACGGCGATGGCGGGTGGCCGATCTTTGGAAAAccagatgaagatggtggtaATGGCACATTACCTCTGCCCCCAGGAAGTGGACCTACAC AGAAATTTAATG GCCCATGGTTCTCCACTCAGCTAGCATTGTCACTATCAATCGGCGTAACAAGCTTCTTAGTGTTCTGCTTTCTGAGAACTAGATGGGAAATGGTATATATGGGGAGAACGAAGCTCAAAG ATTTCTCGCCTATATCTGCCCATGATTCAGACGCCCATTATACCCCCGGTACAAATAGGTTCTTTGGTTGGATTTTACCAACATTAAGGACGTCCGAATTCACCGTCCTTCAAACTGTCGGGTTGGATGCCGCTGTT TTACTCCACTTCTACCGAATGTGCTTCAGCCTCTTCGGGGTGTCGGCTTTATTGGCCCTGGTTGTGCTTATACCACTCAATCTCTTT AGACACGGATCAACAGACTCTGGCGCTGAACAACCAGGTAGCAACGATACTCTGACATGGAACGGGACATCGTCGTTCTCTCCTCAACAGCTGTTCAATACCACATCTCCTCATACCAGGAGTAACCTGTacgaccttcttcttgacccTACTACGTCGTCTACCATTCATCTCATATTCACGTACCTCTTCactttcctctccctctcatTCTTCCACAAGAACTTCCACAGTTTCGTCCAATCTCGCCAAGCATTCGGATTACAGCTCATCCACTCTATTTCAGCCCGAACAGTCCTCGTCTCTAAGCTTCCCACCCACTTGCGCGGCGATCGCGCCTTAGCCGAGTATTTCGAGGCATGTAATTTCTCCGTGGAAAGTGTCAACATCTGCCGCGATGTGGAGCCGCTCAAACGGGAACTGGAAAAGAGAACATGGGCTCTGACaaaaatggaagaggcaTGGGCTGAATGGATGGGCAACCCTGCGAAGAAAGGATCAGGCTATGACCCACATATCTACTCCGGCAAGAGCACCCCCCAAGGACAACATGGAGGCGCCAGAGAAGGCATGTTGGTAGATGTAGACAATAGTGAAACCAATGATACGGCCTCTCTACTATCTACATCTCCCCAAACGTACGGTAGCTCTGAAGACACTGAGGCCAATTCCCATCCTCACGCTCACATCCATATCCAAACCACTCGACCGCGACCTACCTTCCGACCCCGTTGGTTTGGAACCAAAGTCGACGCGATTGAGcattgggagaagaagttcaaggctgctgatgaagaagtcaaagagatgaggaaaaccGGGAGGTTTGGTGCTACGCATGCCGCCTTTGTGACGTTTGAAGATGCCCGCGATGCT CAAGTTGCATGTCAAGTAACGCATTACCCTCATCATTCCCAGGCAGTCACTACACCGGCTCCCGAACCTCGCGATATCGTATGGCAGCACGTCTCAATGAGCATTAGAGAGTCCCAAATCCGTGACTTCATCGTCATGGGCATAATGGGCGTCTTGATCCTTACTTGGATTG TGCCGGTATCTTCCTTGGCAACATTGATGTCCTATGAGGAGATTAAGAAGATCATGCCTTGGCTCGCCAGGCTCATCAATTCTTCACCACGGCTAGCTGCGATCGTCCAGAACTCGTTGCCATCATTGGCTTTAATCACTTTCAACGGATTGTTGCCTTTTTTGCTGGAGT GGTTAAGCTATATGCAGGCATTCAAAAGCAGGAGTGCGACAGAGTACTCTTTAATGAAGAA AtatcacctcttcctccttatttccgtccttctcatcttcctgtTAACTTCTACCTACTGGGCATTGGTCAGAGACCTCGTTGATACCCCTATGAAG ATCCCCGAGAAACTCGCTCGGGCATTGCAAGGATCGAATGTCAGAAACTTCATGGTCTCATATGTCATGCTTCAGG CTCTTGGTTTAATGCCCCTCCAGCTTCTTAATCTTGGCCCTCTGTTCTCCCTCGCTTTTGCCAGGGCATTCTGGACGAAGACTCCACGAG ACTATGCGGAAGCTAATGCACCGCCCATGCTGAATTATGGCTGGGTGTACCCGCAAGCCTTATTGGTGTTCACTATTACTTTGGTGTACAGTGTAATGAGTCCCCTGATATTGATTTTCGGGGCTATTTACTTTGCTATGGCAT ATTTGGTATTCAAATACAAACTTCTCTTCA TCTACTTCAAGCCTTACGAATCGAACGGTGAAGCGTGGAGGATCACTTTTGCTCGAACTCTATGGGCCCTCATCATattccagctcttcatgACCggcctcttctctcttcgaACATACTTCTGGGCATCTGCGATCATGATTCCCCTCATCTTGTATACCTTGTGGAAAAGCTGGATGATGTGGCGAGATTTCGGCCCGTTAAGCGAGTATCTTGCCATTAGCAGTATATGTGAGGTTCAGAGAGGTGAAGGGGTTCATGGAATTCTAGGCGTGGACAGTGGCGGGGCTGTCAGTCGAAGTCAGAG CATGATTAACCACCGCCGTTACGCTATGAACGACGAAACACTCTATGTAGCCCCTTCCGATTCCCGAACAGACTACTCCCAACCACCCATGAATAACTTCTACTACAGTGTTCTCAACACTGGCCGACGGCGATACGCTCACCCAGCTTTAGACGGAAGCTTGCCTACCCCCTGGTTGCCAGCCATAAGTaaagaggatggggaaggcCATAAAGGAAGGGGTACCAAAGCGGTCGTGCTTAgtttgagaaggaaagtGGTGAAGCGTCTCAGAGGGCATAGAAGGGATGAAGGTATCAGCGGGAATGGAGAGGCAAGTATGGAAGGGAGTCACGAGACGCTGGCGATACCTGAAAGCTGGACACGGGGGGGATCAGATACAGCACGTCCATCGGGAACTTCACCTTCGCATGCCCAACAAGAGTCATACCCTTCCTCTAGCCTTTCCGCCAACCCATGGGGTGATCCTTCACCCGCCTCATCCCTTCCAAATACCCGTAGCACACCAACACTGAAGAAATCTCCTTACAGGGCTGGTACGGGACCCATAGCATTGCCGGAGGAAGGTAACGTCTGGGAGGACGATGAACCAGAGTCTCCT TCCACATATTTCCACAaccgaggacgaggaagggcGTCCAGCAACATTGATCAAAGTGCGATCGGAGCGAGTGAAGTTGGTCAAGGCAGCAGTGCACCTGTACCACCCGGAGTTGGTGGAGCCCTCTAG
- a CDS encoding YjeF family protein — protein MAIRYISQKLAQQIDVELMSASGAFSLDQLMELAGLSCAQALAKSYPPTNHKRVMVACGPGNQGGDGLVAARHLRHFSYIPTVYLPKPSSKDFLQRLVKQCENLNIPILKDVDAFQTELAKSDVILDAIFGFSFQPPLRKPFDQVLKAITGVSKKIPIVSVDIPSGWSVTDGPQPLWTEEDDKGEKETIETFEPEVLVSLTAPKEGVKTFKGQHWLGGRFVPDELAKKHELNIPPYEGIDQVVELPRNH, from the exons ATGGCTATCAGATACATTAGTCAGAAACTCGCTCAGCAG ATCGATGTGGAGCTCATGTCAGCTTCTGGGGCCTTTTCCCTTGATCAG TTGATGGAACTTGCTGGTCTCTCATGTGCCCAGGCTTTGGCAAAGAGTTATCCGCCTACGAACCATAAGCGTGTGATGGTTGCTTGCGGACCTGGTAACCAG GGTGGGGACGGTCTCGTAGCGGCTCGACATTTGCGCCATTTCTCATATATCCCAACCGTCTACCTCCCTAAACCCTCTTCCAAAGATTTTCTCCAACGTCTCGTCAAACAGTGCGAAAACCTCAATATCCCAATCCTCAAAGACGTTGACGCCTTCCAAACGGAGCTCGCTAAATCCGACGTCATTCTCGACGCCATTTTTGGATTCTCCTTCCAGCCGCCATTGAGGAAGCCGTTTGATCAAGTGTTGAAAGCGATCACAGGTGTATCCAAAAAGATCCCGATTGTTTCGGTGGATATTCCCTCGGGATGGTCGGTGACGGATGGCCCTCAGCCACTTTggacggaggaggatgataaaggggaaaaggagacgATAGAGACGTTTGAGCCAGAGGTTCTTGTTAGTTTGACGGCCCCGAAAGAGGGGGTCAAGACGTTCAAAGGGCAGCATTGGCTTGGAGGCAGGTTTGTTCCAGA CGAGCTGGCCAAGAAGCATGAGCTTAATATTCCGCCTTACGAAGGCATCGATCAAGTTGTCGAGCTTCCTCGTAACCACTGA
- a CDS encoding carboxypeptidase D, which produces MCSKVVSAVLLAFALGSVIEAAREPHGLRGRGPAALAAKEAKIEALANNASNNDASKVEQCRTPKERHPKWRFYNNKTSEFLIKSLPDVPFDLGEIYSGLIPIDYHNQSEGLFFVFQPKLGEASDDITIWLNGGPGCSSLEGWFQENGLWTWQAGTYAPVINHYSWVNLTNMLWVEQPIGTGFSIGTPKATTEEEIAQDFIKWFKNFQDLFGIKNYKIYVTGESYAGRYVPYIGAAMLDAQNKTYYDLSGALVYDPAIGESVFVQEQITTYPFVEANANLFNFNKTTMAEFKELHETCGYKDYIERYLKFPPTENQPPLFFDYYDIDNVTCAIFDWVIKEAFRINPCFDIYEINLMCPLLWDVLGMPTQFSYAPGGIYFNRSDVKAAIHAPEHIDWTLCATRPVFVGGEEQGPQGRGDLSADPIQKVLPQVIEATNRVLISNGDFDMVIITNGTLLAIQNMTWNGHLGFQSPPSEDIFIDIVDTQWSSIFESNGYHGYPGAQGVMGIQHYERGLMWAQTYQSGHMQPRYQPRSSYRHLQWLLGYVDRL; this is translated from the exons ATGTGCTCCAAAGTAGTAAGCGCCGTCTTGCTGGCTTTCGCTTTGGGATCAGTCATCGAAGCCGCCAGAGAACCCCACGGTCTGCGTGGCCGAGGACCTGCCGCTCTTGCCGCAAAGGAGGCTAAAATAGAGGCTCTCGCTAACAACGCGTCGAATAATGACGCGTCGAAAGTGGAGCAATGCCGTACACCCAAGGAGAGGCATCCAAAATGGAGGTTTTACAACAACAAAACTTCCG AATTCCTCATCAAATCACTTCCTGATGTCCCATTCGACCTTGGTGAGATCTACAGCGGCCTCATACCTATCGATTACCACAACCAGTCCGAAGGCctcttttttgttttccaGCCGAAATTGGGAGAAGCCTCCGATGATATTACAATTTGGCTCAACGGTGGTCCCGGATGTAGTTCTCTAGAGGGTTGGTTCCAAGAGAACGGCTTATGGACTTGGCAAGCTGGAACGTATGCGCCTGTTATCAATCACTACTCATGGGTAAATTTAACTAACATGCTCTG GGTAGAGCAACCTATTGGTACTGGGTTTTCAATCGGTACGCCTAAGGCTACcaccgaagaagagattgcCCAGGACTTTATCAAATGGTTCAAGAACTTCCAGGATCTCTTTGGAATCAAAAACTATAAAATTTACGTCACTGGAGAATCATATGCAGGTCGCTATGTACCTTATATCGGCGCCGCAATGTTGGACGCGCAAAACAAAACGTATTATGATCTTTCTG GGGCCCTTGTGTACGACCCTGCTATCGGTGAATCTGTCTTTGTGCAAGAACAAATCACTACCTATCCTTTCGTTGAAGCCAATGCCAACCTTTTCAACTTTAATAAAACCACTATGGCTGAGTTCAAAGAACTTCATGAGACCTGCGGCTACAAAGATTATATCGAAAGGTATCTCAAGTTTCCTCCGACTGAAAACCAGCCCCCTCTCTTTTTCGACTACTATGATATCGACAACGTCACATGTGCCATCTTCGATTGGGTCATTAAAGAGGCTTTCCGGATCAACCCTTGTTTCGACATTTATGAAATT AACCTCATGTGTCCGCTCCTGTGGGATGTCCTAGGTATGCCTACTCAGTTCAGCTATGCCCCTGGTGGCATCTACTTCAACAGATCCGATGTTAAAGCCGCTATTCACGCTCCCGAACATATTGACTGGACTCTTTGTGCTACCAGGCCGGTCTTTGTTGGAGGCGAAGAACAAGGACCCCAAGGTAGGGGAGACTTGTCAGCGGATCCTATTCAAAAGGTCTTGCCTCAAGTTATCGAGGCTACGAATAGGGTCTTGATCAGTAATGGTGACTTTG ATATGGTTATTATCACCAATGGCACACTACTTGCTATTCAAAATATGACTTGGAATGGACACCTTGGGTTTCAGTCACCCCCCTCGGAAGATATCTTTATCGATATAGTCGACACCCAATGGTCATCTATCTTTGAGAGCAATGGCTACCATGGATACCCCGGTGCTCAGGGTGTGATGGGTATTCAA CACTACGAGCGAGGACTTATGTGGGCTCAAACTTATCAATCAGGCCACATGCAGCCTCGTTACCAACCGCGATCTTCTTATAGGCACCTGCAGTGGCTCCTTGGTTATGTGGACAGACTCTAA
- a CDS encoding alpha-1,3/alpha-1,6-mannosyltransferase, with protein MSRPLRIGFIHPDLGIGGAERLVVDAALSLKNKGHHVTIFTSRHDPSRCFPETIDGTLPVHVLGSSLPRSFHPKFPLTILFSILRSLLLAVLLLTSLLLPGPPSLVNPLSPLQGFDIFFVDQQSVAVPLLRFVSGTRVVFYCHFPDKLLSGGWEIDVGKDKAVVERKEVGILKRMYRWPIDKLEEYTTGQSDIIISNSEFSSRVFALAFPSLAEQPRRVVYPCIDVSSYTSTSSNAKDESVKLVQSDRPTIISFNRFEAKKNVDLAIRTFAKLRDDDLIPKEEFEKLRFVVGGGYDPDQRDNVQTLLHLQNICTNLFLSHHTIPSSSPVPPNTQIIFLLNFSSAQRAHLLTSPSTLALLYTPTNEHFGIVPIEAGACGLPVLACDTGGPVETIVDFSIPSNAENGTGLLRPPRAEEWAPALTTLLHLSSSQRSLISQSGQTRIAENFSLATMGTQLEKACRDALAMGDLHVQVGDKLIWAGLGLMGFAAGGLGIIWMVWGFE; from the exons ATGAGCCGCCCCCTCCGGATAGGGTTCATACACCCGGACCTTGGAATAG GCGGGGCAGAGCGTCTCGTAGTGGATGCGGCTCTATCTCTCAAAAACAAGGGCCACCACGTTACGATATTCACTTCAAGACATGATCCTTCTCGATGCTTTCCAGAGACTATAGATGGCACTCTTCCAGTTCATGTCCTTGGATCGTCCCTTCCTCGATCATTTCATCCCAAATTCCCGctcaccatcctcttctccatccttcgatcccttcttctcgcagtcctccttctcacgTCCCTTCTTTTACCCGGTCCGCCATCCCTTGTCAACCCTCTTTCGCCTCTTCAAGGGTTCGATATCTTCTTTGTCGATCAGCAGAGTGTTGCTGTGCCTCTTCTGAGGTTTGTTAGCGGGACAAGGGTCGTATTTTACTGTCATTTCCCCGACAAACTGCTTAGCGGAGGATGGGAGATCGATGTGGGCAAAGATAAGGCtgtggtggagaggaaggaggttggCATATTGAAACGCATGTACCGGTGGCCTATTGACAAGCTCGAGGAGTATACGACTG GTCAATcggacatcatcatctccaactCTGAATTCTCTTCCCGAGTTTTTGCCCTcgctttcccttctcttgcCGAGCAACCTCGCCGAGTGGTTTACCCTTGTATTGACGTATCTTCTTACacatcaacttcttctAATGCCAAGGATGAAAGCGTCAAACTTGTTCAATCCGATCGACCTACAATCATTTCTTTCAACAGGTTtgaggcgaagaagaatgtgGATCTAGCCATAAGGACTTTTGCAAAGCTTCGTGACGATGATCTCATCCCgaaggaagagtttgaaaaaCTTCGATTTGTCGTTGGCG GCGGGTACGACCCCGATCAACGGGACAATGTCCaaactcttctccacctccaaaaCATCTGTACTAATCTCTTCCTGTCACATCATaccatcccttcttcttctccagtcCCCCCCAATACGCAAAtcattttccttctcaatTTTTCTTCTGCCCAGCGTGCCCATCTCCTtacttctccttctacCTTGGCGCTCCTGTACACGCCCACTAACGAACATTTCGGCATCGTCCCCATTGAAGCCGGCGCCTGCGGATTGCCCGTATTGGCATGCGATACCGGCGGTCCGGTAGAGACCATCGTTGATttttccatcccttccaatGCTGAGAACGGTACGGGTCTTCTACGACCACCCCGGGCGGAAGAATGGGCACCAGCGTTGAccactctcctccatctctcttcttctcaacgttctctcatctctcagAGTGGCCAAACCCGTATCGCTGAAAACTTTTCCTTGGCTACGATGGGAACACAGCTTGAGAAAGCTTGTCGAGATGCGCTAGCGATGGGTGATTTGCATGTTCAGGTTGGGGATAAGCTGATTTGGGCCGGACTGGGGTTAATGGGTTTTGCAGCGGGTGGGTTAGGAATCATTTGGATGGTATGGGGCTTTGAGTAG
- a CDS encoding glutathione transferase gives MPHQIILHHLNNSRSDRIFWTLEELNLPYDVQVHFRLPTRSAPPSLHKVSPLGRAPALILDGRLLTESAYIIHTLLSLPEVQQAAQKGEIDVQVENTNDDVFWSHFAEASMMNLLQGMATVGATSQGWLSGKVPGLPELSEDEKKGIQKYSSWVQDGYFRPNIQSPIDFAENFLAKQDAPFFSGTSKPGEGDFMMFFAINSLLGGSRADMGFKVGPNLKKWYDIVLSRPAGKKALERLKQEEESAKAKI, from the exons ATGCCTCACCAAATcattctccaccacctcaaCAACTCCCGCTCAGACAGGATCT TCTGGACCCTCGAGGAACTCAACCTCCCATACGACGTTCAAGTCCACTTCCGTCTCCCTACCCGCtcagctcctccttcccttcatAAAGTATCCCCTCTTGGCCGCGCCCCAGCCTTGATTCTTGACGGCAGGCTCCTCACCGAATCAGCATATATCATTCacactctcctctctcttcccgaGGTCCAGCAAGCCGCTCAAAAGGGAGAGATTGATGTTCAGGTAGAGAACACTAATGACGATGTGTTTTGGAGCCATTTCGCAGAAGCGAGTATGATGAACCTCTTACAGGGGATGGCGACTGTTGGTGCGACATCCCAAGGGTGGTTGTCGGGGAAAGTACCTGGATTGCCAGAGTTGtcagaggatgagaagaaggggatcCAAAAGTACTCTTCTTGGGTCCAA GATGGGTACTTCCGACCTAACATTCAGTCTCCTATCGACTTT GCAGAAAATTTCCTCGCAAAGCAAGATgctccattcttctccgGTACCTCCAAGCCAGGAGAGGGCGAT TTCATGATGTTCTTCGCCATCAACTCCCTCCTCGGCGGGTCGCGAGCTGATATGGGGTTCAAGGTCGGTCCCAACTTGAAGAAATGGTACGACATTGTACTTTCTAG GCCGGcggggaagaaggctttggaaaggttgaagcaggaggaagaaagtgCCAAGGCGAAGATCTAA
- a CDS encoding guanyl nucleotide binding protein, producing MEEQHHEQEQGQDEQHQAYAPPEYSFDNASLYASIDAASLSSPLENNFWRSARWSPDGSSVLTTTEDRSFRIHTLSESSLGTFETRQFKQPDSITSSNWFPTASSLIPESFCFVAGIRDNPVKLVDAKTGNVRASYPIIDHRERFISPHSLAFHPSLSKLYCGCSSFIEIIDLTSSSSTRLKTTFTRSSKDGQKGIISALAFAPDTTGSFVAGGYDGSVGMYMEDGDLEGWLGGVEGGGVTQLSYHPLNPTLLFVASRRSDIIQVYDLRNSSQPLHSLPRKGRTNQRLRFDIDVWGRWLVSGDEEGLVRIWDIISPEVPVVFEKKLHNDAVSSVQLHPYYPLLLTSSGSRNMTVSGSSLNNESSEGSQSDSDSDDSDSGLENENSKSMTTPRSKIKDSTMKVWSFLPSTTSI from the exons ATGGAAGAGCAGCACCATGAGCAAGAACAAGGTCAAGATGAACAGCATCAAGCATATGCTCCGCCAGAATATAGCTTTGACAATGCCTCTCTCTATGCCTCCATAGACGCAGCATCCCTTTCCTCACCACTCGAAAACAACTTTTGGAGGTCTGCCAGATG GTCGCCAGATGGTTCTTCTGTACTTACAACTACGGAGGACCGCTCGTTTCGCATACACAC CCTGAGTGAGAGCAGCCTTGGTACATTCGAGACCCGCCAATTCAAACAGCCCGATAGTATAACATCATCAAACTGGTTCCCGACCGCCTCATCGCTGATTCCAGAGAGCTTCTGCTTTGTGGCTGGGATAAGGGACAATCCTGTCAAGCTCGTTGATGCGAAGACCGGCAAT GTGAGAGCGAGCTACCCCATTATAGACCATCGGGAACGATTCATATCTCCGCACAGCCTTGCTTTCCACCCTTCACTCTCTAAACTATATTGCGgctgctcttctttcatcgaAATTATTGAtctcacttcttcatcgtctaCTCGGCTCAAAACGACTTTCACAAGATCGTCCAAGGATGGGCAAAAAGGAATCATCTCGGCGCTTGCTTTTGCGCCTGATACCACAGGGAGCTTTGTTGCGGGTGGGTATGATGGATCGGTAGGGATGTACATGGAAGACGGGGATTTGGAAGGGTGGTTGGGTGGAGTGGAAGGTGGGGGTGTGACGCAATTATCATACCATCCCCTCAATCCTACCCTTCTCTTTGTCGCTTCGAGGCGGTCAGATATAATCCAAGTATATGATCTCCGTAACTCTTCTCAGCCGCTGCACAGTCTCCCGAGAAAAGGGCGGACAAATCAGAGGTTACGGTTTGATATAGATGTTTGGGGCAGGTGGCTGGTGAGTGGTGATGAG GAGGGGTTAGTCAGGATTTGGGATATCATCAGTCCCGAGGTGCCTGTTGTGTTTGAGAAAAAACTGCATAATG ACGCTGTCAGCTCTGTTCAACTGCACCCCTATTACCCTCTCCTTTTAACATCTTCAGGCTCCAGAAATATGACTGTTTCGGGCTCATCTCTGAATAACGAATCGAGTGAAGGCTCTCAATCAGATTCAGATTCAGATGACTCTGATTCCGGGCTTGAGAATGAGAATAGTAAGAGTATGACTACGCCGAGAAGCAAAATTAAAGATTCGACGATGAAAGTATGGTCGTTCCTAccatcaacaacatccATCTAG